Proteins from one Falco cherrug isolate bFalChe1 chromosome 7, bFalChe1.pri, whole genome shotgun sequence genomic window:
- the BTBD6 gene encoding BTB/POZ domain-containing protein 6 isoform X1, with product MPLPHGCLNGRIMKCLTFFLLLPETLKKSKKSVRSNGKVPGCYEIVPLSLKKKMAAELYPASTNTNIANSNAAAAAATAANSKKNALQLQQSAQPPPPPQLQNLNNNNLESANWQSFHPTLRERNALMFNNELMADVHFIVGPPGASKKVPAHKYVLAVGSSVFYAMFYGDLAEVKSEIHIPDVEPAAFLILLKYMYSDEIDLEADTVLATLYAAKKYIVPALAKACVNFLETSLEAKNACVLLSQSRLFEEPELTQRCWEVIDAQAEMALKSEGFCEIDQQTLEIIVTREALNTKEVVVFEAVLNWAEAECKRQGLPVTPRNKRNVLGKALYLVRIPTMTLEEFANGAAQSDILTLEETHNIFLWYTAANKPKLEFPLTKRKGLVPQRCHRFQSSAYRSNQWRYRGRCDSIQFAVDKRIFIAGLGLYGSSCGKAEYSVKIELKRLGVVLAQNLTKFTSDGSSNTFSVWFEHPVQVEQDTFYNVSAILDGNELSYFGQEGMTEVQCGKVTFQFQCSSDSTNGTGVQGGQIPELIFYA from the exons ATGCCACTGCCCCATGGTTGCCTCAATGGCAGGATCATGAagtgtttgactttttttcttctgcttccagaGACCTTAAAGAAGTCCAAAAAGAGTGTGAGGTCAAACGGCAAGGTGCCAGGATGCTATGAGATAGTGCCCCTGTCCCTGAAGAAGAAGATGGCTGCAGAACTTTACCCTGCCAGCACCAACACCAACATTGCAAACAGTaacgccgccgccgccgccgccaccgctGCCAACAGCAAGAAGAAcgccctgcagctccagcaaaGCGCccagccgcccccgccgccccagcTCCAGAAcctcaacaacaacaacttGGAGAGCGCCAACTGGCAGTCCTTCCACCCCACGCTGCGGGAGAG GAACGCACTGATGTTCAATAACGAACTCATGGCTGACGTCCACTTCATCGTGGGCCCACCGGGCGCATCCAAGAAAGTTCCTGCCCATAAG tatgTTTTGGCAGTCGGTAGCTCAGTCTTCTATGCTATGTTTTATGGCGATCTCGCAGAGGTCAAATCTGAAATCCATATACCAGATGTGGAACCTGCAGCCTTTCTAATCCTATTAAA ATACATGTATAGTGACGAAATAGACCTGGAAGCTGACACAGTTCTGGCTACGCTGTATGCTGCCAAGAAGTACATCGTGCCGGCCCTAGCAAAGGCTTGCGTCAATTTTCTGGAGACCAGTTTAGAAGCGAAGAACGCTTGTGTCCTGCTGTCTCAGAGCAGGCTCTTCGAGGAGCCAGAGCTGACGCAGCGCTGCTGGGAAGTGATTGATGCTCAAGCAGAAATGGCACTGAAGTCAGAAGGCTTCTGTGAGATAGATCAACAAACACTAGAGATCATTGTAACCCGGGAGGCGCTCAACACCAAGGAAGTGGTAGTTTTTGAGGCTGTTCTCAACTGGGCAGAGGCTGAATGCAAAAGGCAAGGGCTGCCGGTTACGCCACGCAACAAGAGGAACGTATTAGGAAAAGCTTTGTACTTGGTGCGGATTCCGACCATGACTTTGGAAGAGTTTGCCAACGGAGCTGCCCAGTCCGACATCCTCACCCTTGAGGAAACTCACAACATATTCCTGTGGTACACAGCTGCAAATAAACCCAAACTAGAGTTTCcgctgacaaaaagaaaaggactcGTACCTCAGCGATGCCATCGGTTTCAGTCGTCTGCATATCGCAGCAATCAGTGGAGGTACCGAGGGCGATGTGACAGTATTCAGTTTGCTGTAGACAAACGGATATTTATAGCAGGACTGGGATTGTATGGGTCGAGCTGTGGCAAAGCTGAATACAGCGTCAAAATCGAACTGAAGCGCTTAGGAGTTGTCCTTGCTCAAAATCTGACAAAGTTTACTTCTGACGGCTCCAGTAACACTTTCTCTGTGTGGTTTGAACACCCTGTGCAGGTTGAGCAAGACACGTTTTACAATGTAAGTGCTATTCTTGATGGTAATGAACTCAGCTACTTTGGGCAAGAGGGAATGACTGAAGTGCAGTGTGGGAAAGTGACATTCCAGTTCCAGTGCTCCTCGGACAGTACTAATGGAACTGGAGTACAAGGAGGACAAATACCTGAGCTCATTTTCTATGCATGA
- the BTBD6 gene encoding BTB/POZ domain-containing protein 6 isoform X2: MAAELYPASTNTNIANSNAAAAAATAANSKKNALQLQQSAQPPPPPQLQNLNNNNLESANWQSFHPTLRERNALMFNNELMADVHFIVGPPGASKKVPAHKYVLAVGSSVFYAMFYGDLAEVKSEIHIPDVEPAAFLILLKYMYSDEIDLEADTVLATLYAAKKYIVPALAKACVNFLETSLEAKNACVLLSQSRLFEEPELTQRCWEVIDAQAEMALKSEGFCEIDQQTLEIIVTREALNTKEVVVFEAVLNWAEAECKRQGLPVTPRNKRNVLGKALYLVRIPTMTLEEFANGAAQSDILTLEETHNIFLWYTAANKPKLEFPLTKRKGLVPQRCHRFQSSAYRSNQWRYRGRCDSIQFAVDKRIFIAGLGLYGSSCGKAEYSVKIELKRLGVVLAQNLTKFTSDGSSNTFSVWFEHPVQVEQDTFYNVSAILDGNELSYFGQEGMTEVQCGKVTFQFQCSSDSTNGTGVQGGQIPELIFYA, translated from the exons ATGGCTGCAGAACTTTACCCTGCCAGCACCAACACCAACATTGCAAACAGTaacgccgccgccgccgccgccaccgctGCCAACAGCAAGAAGAAcgccctgcagctccagcaaaGCGCccagccgcccccgccgccccagcTCCAGAAcctcaacaacaacaacttGGAGAGCGCCAACTGGCAGTCCTTCCACCCCACGCTGCGGGAGAG GAACGCACTGATGTTCAATAACGAACTCATGGCTGACGTCCACTTCATCGTGGGCCCACCGGGCGCATCCAAGAAAGTTCCTGCCCATAAG tatgTTTTGGCAGTCGGTAGCTCAGTCTTCTATGCTATGTTTTATGGCGATCTCGCAGAGGTCAAATCTGAAATCCATATACCAGATGTGGAACCTGCAGCCTTTCTAATCCTATTAAA ATACATGTATAGTGACGAAATAGACCTGGAAGCTGACACAGTTCTGGCTACGCTGTATGCTGCCAAGAAGTACATCGTGCCGGCCCTAGCAAAGGCTTGCGTCAATTTTCTGGAGACCAGTTTAGAAGCGAAGAACGCTTGTGTCCTGCTGTCTCAGAGCAGGCTCTTCGAGGAGCCAGAGCTGACGCAGCGCTGCTGGGAAGTGATTGATGCTCAAGCAGAAATGGCACTGAAGTCAGAAGGCTTCTGTGAGATAGATCAACAAACACTAGAGATCATTGTAACCCGGGAGGCGCTCAACACCAAGGAAGTGGTAGTTTTTGAGGCTGTTCTCAACTGGGCAGAGGCTGAATGCAAAAGGCAAGGGCTGCCGGTTACGCCACGCAACAAGAGGAACGTATTAGGAAAAGCTTTGTACTTGGTGCGGATTCCGACCATGACTTTGGAAGAGTTTGCCAACGGAGCTGCCCAGTCCGACATCCTCACCCTTGAGGAAACTCACAACATATTCCTGTGGTACACAGCTGCAAATAAACCCAAACTAGAGTTTCcgctgacaaaaagaaaaggactcGTACCTCAGCGATGCCATCGGTTTCAGTCGTCTGCATATCGCAGCAATCAGTGGAGGTACCGAGGGCGATGTGACAGTATTCAGTTTGCTGTAGACAAACGGATATTTATAGCAGGACTGGGATTGTATGGGTCGAGCTGTGGCAAAGCTGAATACAGCGTCAAAATCGAACTGAAGCGCTTAGGAGTTGTCCTTGCTCAAAATCTGACAAAGTTTACTTCTGACGGCTCCAGTAACACTTTCTCTGTGTGGTTTGAACACCCTGTGCAGGTTGAGCAAGACACGTTTTACAATGTAAGTGCTATTCTTGATGGTAATGAACTCAGCTACTTTGGGCAAGAGGGAATGACTGAAGTGCAGTGTGGGAAAGTGACATTCCAGTTCCAGTGCTCCTCGGACAGTACTAATGGAACTGGAGTACAAGGAGGACAAATACCTGAGCTCATTTTCTATGCATGA